Within the Candidatus Cloacimonas sp. genome, the region AGAGATGTTATTATTGTTTCTTCCGTATCCTGTATTTATGGTCTTGGCGTTCCGGAAGAATATCGCGAAGCGCTAATTTCCCTGAAAAGAGGGTTGAAGATGGATAGAGAGGATTTGATCCGGCAATTGGTTACCGCTCATTACAGTAGAAATGATATTGCCTTTGAGCGAGGTGCCTTCAGGGTTAGAGGTGATGTAGTAGATATTTTTCCTGCCTATCTGGAACACTGCTTACGCGTAGAATTTTTCGGGGATGAGATTGTGCGTTTGGAAAAGCTGCATCCTATTTCCTGTCAAAGTTTAGGGGAAGTAGAACAATACGATGTTTACCCCGCAATTCATTTTTTAATGAATGAAGAGAAATTGCGTAAAGCCCTCATCAGTATTGAACAGGAAATGAATGAACGCGTTGCCTGGTTTTTACAAAATCAAAAATATCTGGAAGCAGAACGCTTGAAACAACGCACTGCTTTTGACTTGGAAATGTTACGCGAACTGGGTTACTGCAGTGGTATTGAAAATTATACCAGGCACTTAACAGGAGCTAAGCCAGGAGAGCCACCAAACTGTTTACTGGATTATTTTCCCGAGGATTTTCTGTTTGTTATTGATGAATCCCATGTAACCATCCCGCAAGTGCATGGAATGTTCGGAGGTGACTATACCCGCAAAAAAAACCTGGTGGAATATGGCTTCCGTCTGCCTTCAGCTTTTGATAACCGTCCTTTGCGCTTTGAAGAATTTGAGAAGTATATGCATTCTGTAATCTTTGTTTCTGCTACTCCTGCGGATTATGAATTGGGCTTAACTAATGGCGAAATTGTGGAACAGGTTATTCGTCCAACCGGTTTACTTGACCCGGAAATTGAAATTAAGCCCATTAAACATCAGGTAGATGACCTCATTACTCAAATCAGAGAACGCATTACTAAAAAACAAAAGATACTGGTTATGACTTTAACCAAAAGAATGAGTGAAGACCTCAGCATCTATTTGAATAATGCTGGAATCAAAGCTCGCTATATGCATAGTGACATAGACAGCATTGAACGCGCTAAGATAATCAGGGACTTCCGCTTAGGTGAATTTGATGTGATTGTGGGAATTAATCTTTTAAGAGAAGGTTTAGACCTGCCGGAGGTCTCTCTGGTGGCTATTTTAGATGCCGATAAAACCGGTTTTTTGCGTTCTACCCGTTCCTTAATTCAAATCTCGGGACGGGCAGCCAGAAATGTTGACGGTAAAGTGATTTTCTATGCTGATGAAATTACCGACGCCATCAAACAAACAGTTCAAGAAACCAATAGACGCCGCGCTAAACAACTTGCTTATAATGAAACCCACGGAATTACTCCTCAGACCATCTTTAAAACAATTGACCAGATTATGCAATCCACTGCCATCGCCGAGGGCTATGATAAAATTGGCAAACAGACAGCCATTGAAAAACCCTCCGCTAAGGACTTTATGGAATATCTGGAACTGGATAATAAAGATAAAATAATTGAACTTCTGACCAAAGAAATGAATAAAGCTGCTACGAATCTGGATTTTGAACGAGCAGCGGAAATAAGAGACCGCATTTGGGAACTGCAGCAAAACCAGTGAAAAAGCGAGTTGGCGAGATAGTTATTTTTAGCCACCGAAAACACCGAATACCCCGAAAGATTTTTTACAAAGAGAAAAAGAGAGAAATTGAGAATGAATTTAGCGAGATGGCGAGATAGTGAGATGGCGAGATGGAAAGAGAGAGTGAGAACGAAATATATTTTTTACAAAGAGAAAAAGAGAAAAAGAGGATTTTGAACAAAGAGAAAAAGAGAAAAGAGAGATTTAATTGAGAATGGAGAATGGAGAATTGAGGGTGAACGGTGAAAGGTGAAGGGTGAAAGGAAAACCTGGCTATTCATATCATTTATAGAAGCATATTCAAGTTTATAAATCCCTAAAATCCATTTAATCCTGTTCATCCCATACCTATTAAATCCCATAAATCCCTATAATCCTGTTCATCCCAGACCTATTAAATCCCAAAAATCCCTATAATCCTGTT harbors:
- the uvrB gene encoding excinuclease ABC subunit UvrB, which codes for MQRFKLVSDYTPSGDQPEAIETLIKGIAEGKKHQVLLGVTGSGKTFTIANVIERLNRPTLVLSHNKTLAAQLYGELKQLFPDNAVEYFISYYDYYQPEAYIPGKDIYIEKDSSINEQIEKLRLRATMSLMERRDVIIVSSVSCIYGLGVPEEYREALISLKRGLKMDREDLIRQLVTAHYSRNDIAFERGAFRVRGDVVDIFPAYLEHCLRVEFFGDEIVRLEKLHPISCQSLGEVEQYDVYPAIHFLMNEEKLRKALISIEQEMNERVAWFLQNQKYLEAERLKQRTAFDLEMLRELGYCSGIENYTRHLTGAKPGEPPNCLLDYFPEDFLFVIDESHVTIPQVHGMFGGDYTRKKNLVEYGFRLPSAFDNRPLRFEEFEKYMHSVIFVSATPADYELGLTNGEIVEQVIRPTGLLDPEIEIKPIKHQVDDLITQIRERITKKQKILVMTLTKRMSEDLSIYLNNAGIKARYMHSDIDSIERAKIIRDFRLGEFDVIVGINLLREGLDLPEVSLVAILDADKTGFLRSTRSLIQISGRAARNVDGKVIFYADEITDAIKQTVQETNRRRAKQLAYNETHGITPQTIFKTIDQIMQSTAIAEGYDKIGKQTAIEKPSAKDFMEYLELDNKDKIIELLTKEMNKAATNLDFERAAEIRDRIWELQQNQ